One window from the genome of Planifilum fulgidum encodes:
- a CDS encoding AI-2E family transporter has protein sequence MEGFYNRKMYLAFMTLIILGIVFLLVQIAPLLKGLFHFLKAVLMPYVIAVIISYVLHPVVNLISGRALPRSVAVLLIYSLFILSICIVFVNMTPLLNTQMKELAEHFPQWNMQIQSWIQQYNDNKYLLPESVRAGIEKSLDRLEQAVTDGIGNLVTGLGTTLNQLFLALIVPFLVYYMLKDAQVIERSFVGLFPGHRRKEILRVLRDIDEALGNYVRGQLLVCLAVGILAYIGYLVIGLPYALLLAALVALFNIIPYLGPFFGAIPAILVALSVSYKMVFYVIIVNLVVQMLEGNVISPQIVGRTLHMHPLLIIFALLVGGEVGGILGMILAVPFFAVCKVILEHVALHYIRRS, from the coding sequence ATGGAAGGTTTTTACAACCGGAAGATGTATCTGGCGTTCATGACGCTGATCATCCTGGGAATCGTTTTTCTGCTGGTGCAGATCGCCCCGCTCCTCAAAGGGTTGTTTCACTTTCTGAAGGCGGTACTCATGCCCTATGTGATTGCCGTCATCATTTCCTACGTGCTTCATCCCGTCGTCAATCTCATCAGCGGGCGGGCGTTGCCCCGTTCCGTGGCGGTGCTTCTCATCTATTCGCTGTTCATTCTTTCGATCTGCATTGTCTTTGTCAACATGACGCCCTTGCTGAACACCCAGATGAAGGAACTGGCCGAGCACTTTCCCCAGTGGAACATGCAGATTCAGTCCTGGATTCAGCAGTACAACGACAACAAGTACTTGCTTCCGGAAAGCGTTCGAGCGGGAATCGAAAAATCCCTGGACCGGCTGGAACAGGCCGTCACCGACGGCATCGGCAACCTCGTGACGGGATTGGGGACCACCCTTAACCAGCTGTTTCTGGCGTTGATCGTTCCCTTTCTGGTGTATTACATGCTGAAGGATGCCCAGGTGATCGAACGTTCCTTCGTCGGCCTTTTTCCCGGACACCGGCGGAAGGAGATCCTGCGCGTGCTGAGGGACATCGACGAGGCGCTGGGAAATTACGTCCGGGGGCAGCTGCTGGTCTGTCTGGCGGTGGGAATTTTGGCCTACATCGGTTATCTGGTGATCGGCCTTCCCTATGCGCTTCTCTTGGCCGCCCTGGTGGCCCTGTTCAACATCATTCCCTATCTGGGCCCCTTTTTCGGAGCGATTCCCGCCATACTGGTGGCGCTGAGCGTCTCCTACAAAATGGTGTTTTACGTCATCATCGTCAACCTGGTGGTTCAGATGCTGGAAGGAAACGTCATCTCCCCCCAAATCGTCGGGCGCACCCTTCACATGCATCCGCTCCTCATCATCTTCGCGCTCCTGGTGGGCGGTGAAGTGGGCGGGATCTTGGGGATGATCCTGGCGGTGCCCTTTTTCGCCGTCTGCAAAGTGATCCTGGAACATGTGGCCCTCCATTACATCCGCAGGTCTTAG
- a CDS encoding PRC-barrel domain-containing protein: MRKSRDVIGLPVIVSETGKQIGTVRDLLFDGRQNLRGVLLERDGWLRRGRFIAVENIAAFGADAVMVDSEDVVSSLGDEQREWVGLLSGDRKLKGRPVIKASGRELGWVEDVYFREEMGTLIGYELSDGFLSDVLSGRKVLKPGALHLTWGKDVIIAPDEDIPLHDANGK; encoded by the coding sequence TTGCGCAAATCCCGGGACGTCATCGGCCTGCCGGTCATTGTCTCGGAAACGGGTAAACAAATCGGGACCGTACGCGATTTGTTGTTTGACGGTCGGCAAAATCTGCGGGGGGTTTTGCTGGAAAGGGATGGGTGGCTGCGGCGCGGCCGGTTTATTGCAGTGGAAAACATCGCGGCATTTGGTGCCGACGCCGTCATGGTCGACAGCGAAGACGTGGTTTCTTCCCTTGGCGACGAGCAGAGGGAATGGGTCGGACTTCTGTCCGGAGATCGCAAGCTGAAGGGACGGCCCGTCATCAAGGCGAGCGGACGGGAACTGGGTTGGGTGGAGGATGTCTATTTTCGCGAAGAAATGGGAACCCTGATTGGATACGAATTGTCTGACGGATTCCTGTCCGATGTCCTGAGCGGCCGCAAGGTGCTGAAGCCGGGAGCGTTGCATCTGACCTGGGGAAAAGATGTGATCATCGCTCCCGACGAGGACATCCCTCTGCATGATGCCAACGGAAAGTAG
- the alaS gene encoding alanine--tRNA ligase, which produces MKASEIRRKFLDFFAEKGHRVEPSASLVPVDDPSLLWINSGVATLKKYFDGRLKPENPRIVNAQKSIRTNDIENVGYTARHHTFFEMLGNFSIGDYFKEEAILWAWEFLTDPKWMGLDPDRLSVTIHPEDDEAYRIWHEKVGLPEERIIKLEDNFWDIGEGPSGPNTEIFYDRGEEFCDPDDPECYPGGENERYLEIWNLVFSQYNHNPDGTYTPLPKKNIDTGMGLERMASVMQNVPTNFDTDLFQPIIQATCREAGVTYGENRETDIALKVIADHIRALVFAVGDGVLPSNEGRGYVLRRLLRRAVRYGRVLGIQRPFLYKLTGVVAEIMRDYYPEPEEKKEFIERVIRGEEERFLETLSEGLNILEEVADRARKEGRSVITGEEAFRLYDTYGFPIDLTEDFARERGLTVDREGFERAMEDQRERARSARKDVDSMRVQGGVLSELNVESRFVGYTETAVSTRVAAIIRDEKLAEEVGVGQTCTLILEETPFYAESGGQVADKGWIVTPKARLRVEDVQKGPRGEHLHTARVEEGSLRLGDRVEATIDADRDDIRKNHTATHLLHKALKEVLGDHVNQAGSLVAPDRLRFDFTHIGPMSEEELREVEERVNRQVWADTEVEVLIKPLEEAKRMGAMALFGEKYGDIVRVIRIGDYSLELCGGTHVNRTSEIGMFKIVSEGGIGSGIRRIEAVTGRYAYRYLDHHLGLLKKAASLLKANPADVIERVEALQARIKELARENESLRDKLNHLEAVQLADRVEEVEGVPVLTAKVGASGMDDLRRMADDLRDRVKEGVIVLGAVSGGKVQLVASVSPRFVEAGLHAGRLVKEVATRCGGGGGGRPDLAQAGGKQPEKLDEALRVVPDWIRRHIR; this is translated from the coding sequence ATGAAAGCGAGTGAAATCCGGAGGAAATTTCTCGACTTCTTTGCCGAAAAGGGACATCGGGTCGAGCCGAGCGCGTCGCTGGTGCCGGTGGATGATCCGTCCCTTTTGTGGATCAACAGCGGCGTGGCCACGCTGAAGAAGTACTTCGACGGGCGGCTCAAGCCGGAAAATCCGCGGATCGTCAACGCCCAGAAATCGATTCGCACCAACGACATTGAAAACGTGGGCTACACCGCCAGACACCACACCTTTTTCGAGATGCTGGGCAATTTCTCCATCGGCGACTATTTCAAGGAAGAGGCCATTCTCTGGGCCTGGGAGTTTTTGACCGATCCCAAGTGGATGGGATTGGATCCCGACCGGCTGTCGGTCACCATTCACCCGGAGGATGATGAGGCGTACCGCATCTGGCATGAGAAGGTGGGCCTTCCCGAGGAGCGGATCATCAAGCTGGAGGACAATTTCTGGGATATCGGGGAAGGGCCGAGCGGACCCAATACGGAGATCTTTTACGACCGGGGCGAGGAATTCTGCGATCCGGACGATCCGGAATGCTATCCCGGCGGGGAGAACGAGCGTTATCTGGAGATCTGGAATCTGGTCTTCTCCCAATACAATCACAATCCCGACGGAACCTACACCCCGCTGCCCAAGAAAAACATCGATACGGGCATGGGGCTGGAGCGGATGGCTTCCGTCATGCAAAACGTGCCCACCAACTTCGACACCGATCTGTTCCAGCCGATCATCCAGGCCACATGCCGTGAGGCGGGGGTCACCTACGGCGAAAACCGCGAAACGGATATCGCCCTCAAGGTGATCGCCGACCATATCCGCGCCCTCGTCTTTGCCGTGGGCGACGGGGTGCTGCCCTCCAACGAGGGGAGGGGCTACGTGCTTCGCCGGTTGCTCCGCCGCGCGGTCCGGTACGGCCGGGTGCTGGGCATCCAGCGGCCCTTCCTGTACAAGCTGACGGGAGTGGTCGCGGAGATCATGCGCGACTATTATCCGGAGCCGGAGGAGAAAAAGGAGTTCATCGAGCGGGTGATCCGCGGGGAAGAGGAGCGCTTCCTCGAGACCCTGAGCGAAGGTTTGAACATCCTGGAGGAAGTGGCGGACAGGGCCCGGAAGGAGGGACGGTCCGTCATCACCGGCGAGGAGGCCTTCCGCCTGTACGACACCTACGGATTCCCCATCGATCTGACGGAGGATTTCGCCCGGGAGCGGGGGCTTACGGTGGATCGGGAAGGCTTCGAGCGGGCCATGGAGGATCAGCGGGAGCGTGCCCGGTCCGCCCGGAAGGATGTGGACAGCATGCGGGTGCAGGGGGGCGTCCTGTCCGAACTGAATGTGGAATCCCGCTTTGTCGGATACACGGAGACGGCGGTCAGCACCCGGGTGGCGGCGATCATCCGGGATGAAAAGCTGGCGGAAGAGGTAGGTGTTGGGCAAACCTGCACCCTGATCTTGGAGGAGACTCCCTTTTACGCCGAAAGCGGGGGACAGGTGGCCGACAAGGGATGGATCGTCACGCCGAAGGCCCGCCTCCGGGTGGAGGATGTGCAGAAGGGACCGCGCGGGGAACACCTGCACACGGCCCGGGTGGAGGAGGGAAGCCTCCGCCTGGGAGACCGTGTGGAAGCGACCATCGATGCGGACCGGGACGACATCCGCAAAAACCACACCGCCACCCATTTGCTTCACAAGGCGCTGAAGGAAGTGTTGGGCGATCACGTCAATCAGGCGGGATCCCTGGTGGCCCCGGACCGTCTGCGCTTCGACTTCACCCACATCGGGCCGATGTCGGAAGAGGAGCTCCGGGAGGTGGAGGAACGGGTCAACCGGCAGGTGTGGGCCGATACGGAAGTGGAGGTGCTGATCAAACCCCTGGAAGAGGCCAAAAGGATGGGAGCGATGGCCCTCTTCGGGGAAAAATACGGGGACATCGTCCGGGTGATCCGCATCGGCGATTACAGCCTGGAGCTCTGCGGGGGAACACACGTGAACCGGACCAGCGAAATCGGGATGTTCAAAATCGTGAGCGAAGGCGGGATCGGTTCGGGCATCCGCCGGATCGAAGCGGTCACGGGGCGCTACGCCTACCGCTATTTGGACCATCACCTCGGACTGTTGAAGAAGGCCGCTTCCCTCCTCAAGGCGAATCCGGCCGATGTGATCGAGCGGGTGGAAGCCCTTCAGGCGCGGATCAAGGAACTTGCCCGGGAAAACGAATCCCTGCGGGATAAGCTAAATCATCTGGAAGCCGTCCAGCTGGCCGACCGGGTGGAAGAAGTGGAGGGGGTCCCCGTTTTGACCGCCAAGGTGGGGGCCTCCGGCATGGACGATCTGCGCCGAATGGCGGACGACCTGAGAGACCGGGTGAAGGAAGGAGTCATTGTGCTGGGCGCCGTCTCCGGCGGCAAGGTGCAGCTGGTCGCCTCCGTCTCCCCCCGCTTCGTGGAGGCGGGGCTGCACGCCGGCCGCCTGGTGAAGGAAGTGGCCACCCGCTGCGGCGGCGGGGGAGGCGGACGGCCCGATCTCGCCCAGGCGGGCGGAAAACAGCCGGAAAAGCTGGATGAGGCCCTTCGGGTCGTGCCCGATTGGATTCGTCGCCATATCCGGTGA
- a CDS encoding cytochrome c oxidase assembly protein has translation MWESFPGRWDSIWAGVLFACALLYEGAIRWLPAPSPLSNAPWKRGRPAFYSGLLLSYAALGSPLAPMAHHSFSVQMLRLSLLCWFAPILVLPGLPPGLLGPLAGGRWRRAVFSFLTHPAIALISFHLTFFIVFYPPVFDALASRPLPWAIAEGLLVLTAYLMWFPVFPPLRGWERLNEWKKMIYLTISALLLTPVSFWLLFADVSLYHVYETATNPFALDPVTEQKIAGAWMKLVQVFLFGGTLTYWFFRWVRKEQRKEPLSRKTAEKEAVARLLLNQRVALGKEVSSSENRSPKKRRKSSPKVISLPDRRQKKNPRIDP, from the coding sequence ATGTGGGAATCTTTTCCGGGGCGGTGGGATTCGATTTGGGCGGGCGTCCTTTTCGCCTGCGCCCTTCTTTACGAGGGGGCGATTCGATGGCTTCCGGCGCCGTCGCCCCTTTCAAACGCGCCATGGAAAAGGGGAAGACCCGCCTTTTACTCGGGGCTCCTCCTCAGTTATGCGGCCCTGGGAAGTCCGCTTGCACCCATGGCCCACCACTCCTTTTCGGTCCAGATGCTCCGTCTGTCGCTTCTCTGCTGGTTCGCCCCGATCCTCGTGCTTCCGGGCCTTCCCCCGGGCTTGCTGGGTCCCCTTGCCGGGGGCCGATGGAGAAGGGCCGTCTTCTCTTTTCTCACGCATCCGGCGATCGCCCTGATCTCGTTTCATCTCACTTTTTTCATCGTTTTTTATCCGCCGGTGTTTGACGCCCTGGCCTCCCGTCCCCTTCCGTGGGCAATCGCAGAGGGATTGCTGGTGCTGACGGCGTACCTCATGTGGTTTCCGGTGTTTCCCCCACTGCGCGGGTGGGAGCGCCTGAATGAATGGAAAAAAATGATATACCTCACCATCAGCGCCTTGCTGCTCACCCCCGTCTCCTTCTGGCTCCTCTTTGCCGACGTCTCTTTGTATCACGTCTACGAGACGGCAACCAATCCCTTTGCCCTGGATCCGGTGACGGAACAGAAGATCGCCGGGGCCTGGATGAAATTGGTTCAGGTGTTCCTTTTCGGAGGAACCCTGACCTACTGGTTTTTCCGGTGGGTGCGCAAGGAACAAAGAAAAGAGCCTCTAAGCCGGAAAACGGCGGAGAAGGAGGCGGTGGCCCGCCTTCTTCTCAACCAAAGGGTGGCTTTGGGGAAAGAGGTCTCCTCCTCTGAAAACAGATCCCCCAAAAAACGGAGAAAATCGTCTCCGAAGGTCATCTCCCTCCCGGATCGGAGGCAAAAAAAGAACCCGCGAATCGACCCTTAA
- the ruvX gene encoding Holliday junction resolvase RuvX, which yields MCSKRRERSDPFSPPSRIMGLDVGKKRIGVAVSDHLGWTAQGAGVIDRTRPDWMQRLEELIEENGVGAIVVGLPRNMDGSVGPRGKACQDLARRLEDRFSLPVILWDERLSTVAAERTLLSADMSRIKRRKVIDQIAACWILQGYLDAQRRKQNDEKP from the coding sequence ATGTGTTCAAAAAGGCGGGAACGGTCGGATCCCTTTTCGCCCCCCTCCCGGATCATGGGATTGGATGTGGGAAAAAAACGGATCGGAGTGGCGGTGAGCGACCATTTGGGCTGGACCGCCCAGGGGGCGGGGGTGATCGACCGGACGCGCCCCGACTGGATGCAGCGCCTGGAGGAACTGATTGAAGAAAACGGAGTGGGTGCCATCGTCGTCGGACTCCCCCGCAACATGGACGGGTCGGTCGGGCCGCGGGGAAAGGCGTGCCAGGACCTGGCCCGCCGGCTGGAGGACCGCTTTTCGCTTCCGGTCATCCTCTGGGACGAACGGCTTTCCACGGTTGCGGCGGAACGGACGCTCCTTTCCGCCGACATGAGCCGCATAAAGCGGCGCAAAGTGATCGATCAGATTGCGGCGTGCTGGATCCTGCAGGGGTATCTGGACGCCCAAAGGAGGAAGCAGAACGATGAAAAACCATGA
- a CDS encoding IreB family regulatory phosphoprotein: MDETMKFDLRGEEQEVAPKEVLMLVYEALKEKGYNPINQIVGYLLSGDPAYIPRHNNARAMIRKVERDELMEELVRFYLQSHK; this comes from the coding sequence ATGGACGAGACGATGAAATTCGACCTCCGCGGAGAGGAACAGGAAGTGGCGCCCAAGGAGGTGCTCATGCTCGTTTATGAAGCCTTGAAGGAGAAGGGATACAACCCGATCAACCAGATCGTCGGGTATCTGTTGTCGGGGGATCCCGCCTACATTCCCCGGCACAACAACGCCCGGGCGATGATCCGCAAGGTGGAGCGGGACGAGTTGATGGAGGAATTGGTAAGATTTTATCTGCAATCGCACAAGTGA
- a CDS encoding acyltransferase family protein has translation MEKGEGAAPQKVRDPFFDNAKFVLITLVVIGHTYTSLRHESEFIKSVYFLIYSFHMPLFILISGYFTKNFNKPEYYRKTISSALIPYLIFEAIFSVFRHILYQTENLKLTFLVPSWSMWFLLSLFLWRMLLPYFLQFKHPLLISVAVAVLAGYVDNIDDFLSLQRTLAFFPFFLLGFYLQRRHFEALLNWFTPRRRLLSVAGIALVFFLLYFTGPSRDWLLYDKPYAEFGYPEWYAGLYRLGFMGLALIMSVFVLSLVPRRKTFFTELGSRTLYVYLLHGFFIHPFRVLSPEDNYAGPVLYLLTTLAAFVLTLLLSSRPVQRVTQPLVQPKIRWIFRKNRYDRAMSS, from the coding sequence ATGGAAAAAGGAGAAGGTGCAGCTCCACAGAAGGTTCGGGATCCGTTTTTTGACAACGCCAAATTCGTGTTGATCACCCTCGTGGTGATCGGTCACACTTACACCAGCTTAAGGCACGAGAGCGAGTTCATTAAATCGGTTTATTTCCTCATCTATTCCTTTCACATGCCGCTTTTCATTCTGATTTCCGGTTATTTCACCAAGAATTTCAATAAACCGGAATATTACCGGAAGACCATATCCTCCGCGCTGATTCCCTACCTGATCTTCGAAGCGATTTTTTCCGTGTTCCGTCACATCCTGTACCAGACGGAGAATTTAAAACTGACCTTTCTGGTTCCCTCCTGGAGCATGTGGTTTCTGCTGAGCCTGTTCCTGTGGCGCATGCTTCTTCCCTATTTTCTGCAGTTTAAACATCCCTTGCTTATAAGCGTTGCGGTGGCGGTGCTTGCCGGATACGTCGACAACATCGATGATTTTCTCAGCCTGCAGCGAACTTTGGCGTTTTTCCCCTTTTTCCTGTTGGGTTTCTATCTTCAGAGGCGCCACTTTGAGGCCCTGCTGAACTGGTTCACCCCGCGAAGGCGCCTCTTGTCCGTGGCCGGAATCGCCCTGGTGTTTTTCCTGTTGTACTTTACGGGACCCTCCCGGGATTGGCTGCTCTACGATAAGCCTTATGCGGAGTTCGGATACCCGGAATGGTATGCGGGATTGTACCGGCTCGGTTTCATGGGGCTGGCGCTGATCATGTCCGTGTTCGTGCTGAGCCTGGTTCCCCGCCGGAAAACCTTTTTCACGGAACTGGGCAGCCGCACCCTGTACGTGTATCTTCTGCACGGCTTTTTCATCCATCCCTTCCGGGTGCTGTCTCCGGAGGACAACTATGCGGGACCCGTTTTGTATCTCCTTACGACCCTGGCGGCCTTTGTCCTGACCCTGCTTCTGTCTTCCCGCCCCGTCCAAAGGGTCACCCAGCCGCTGGTGCAGCCGAAAATCCGTTGGATATTCCGAAAAAACCGTTACGACCGGGCCATGTCGTCCTAG
- the recD2 gene encoding SF1B family DNA helicase RecD2 yields MKQPRLDLFSEGYLKGSLIQEIYHNEENGFGVYLIRVEESNEPLDTDEVVIVGHFIRPHPDEVLTCYGEWVEHARYGLQYHVHRVKKEVPRSAQAVVKYLSSGLFPGIGKVTAQKIVDHLGPDALDKIAADPDVLSDVPGLGASRSQLIAENLRKHHAMEQALVFLYEFGMGPALALKVVQQYKQETMERIKENPYRLIDDVEGVGFRRADEIARRLGVAPDSPERFQAAALYAVKDAALSGGHVFVTAEELDEWIDRLLADDNPFSKEERKRHLADMVGEGRLLEEDGKYYLPSLYYAERGVAARIKALLAEEVEEIPVQELYRAVGEVEEELGVAYAERQRDAMMTAVTSPLMILTGGPGTGKTTVIRGICHLFARLKGWSLDPKAYEGTERPYPIRLVAPTGRAAKRMSEATGLPAMTIHRLLGWKGEFFEHDADNPITGSLLIVDEVSMMDLWLANQLLRSVPRGMQVILVGDQDQLPPVGPGNVLHHLLQVEEIPRVELTEIFRQEKNSSIIHLAHSLKQGELPDDLLEPRPDRRFFPCGREQVLDVILQTYRQALKRGYTLFDVQVLAPVYKGPAGVDRINRTLQEAVNPGSPDKKEIVWGDHVFRLGDKVLQLVNHPEHPIYNGDMGLVVAIQEGAGPDEPVLWVRFDRLEVPYKRSQLNQIALSYACSVHKAQGSEFPIVIFPVLHAYRRMLQRNLIYTGITRSKSYLILCGELRALSFGVHRQDRQERNSCLVDLLRSSAW; encoded by the coding sequence ATGAAACAGCCCCGACTGGATCTCTTTTCGGAAGGATACTTGAAGGGATCCCTGATACAGGAGATTTATCACAACGAAGAAAACGGCTTCGGCGTTTACCTGATCCGGGTGGAGGAGTCGAACGAACCGCTGGATACCGATGAAGTGGTGATTGTGGGCCATTTCATCCGTCCCCATCCGGACGAGGTGCTCACCTGCTACGGGGAGTGGGTGGAACACGCCCGATACGGCCTCCAGTACCACGTCCACCGGGTCAAGAAAGAGGTTCCCCGATCCGCCCAGGCCGTGGTCAAATATTTGTCGAGCGGGCTTTTTCCCGGCATCGGCAAGGTGACGGCCCAGAAAATCGTGGATCATCTCGGGCCGGACGCCCTGGACAAGATCGCCGCCGATCCCGATGTCCTGTCCGACGTCCCGGGCCTCGGCGCCTCCCGCTCCCAATTGATCGCCGAAAATCTGCGGAAACACCACGCCATGGAACAGGCGCTGGTTTTTCTGTACGAATTCGGCATGGGTCCCGCCCTCGCCCTGAAGGTGGTCCAGCAGTACAAGCAGGAGACGATGGAGCGCATCAAGGAGAATCCCTATCGCCTGATTGACGACGTGGAAGGGGTGGGATTCCGGCGGGCCGACGAGATTGCCCGACGCCTCGGGGTGGCGCCCGATTCCCCCGAACGGTTTCAGGCCGCCGCCCTGTACGCCGTGAAGGATGCCGCCCTTTCCGGCGGCCATGTCTTTGTGACCGCGGAGGAGCTGGATGAATGGATCGACCGGTTGCTCGCCGATGACAATCCCTTTTCGAAAGAGGAGCGAAAGCGGCATCTCGCCGACATGGTGGGAGAGGGGCGTTTGCTTGAGGAGGATGGGAAATATTATCTCCCTTCCCTTTATTATGCGGAGCGGGGAGTGGCCGCCCGGATCAAGGCCCTTCTGGCGGAGGAAGTGGAGGAGATTCCCGTCCAGGAATTGTACCGGGCCGTCGGGGAGGTGGAGGAGGAATTGGGCGTCGCCTACGCCGAAAGGCAGAGGGATGCGATGATGACCGCCGTCACCTCACCCCTGATGATTCTGACCGGCGGGCCCGGCACGGGCAAGACGACGGTGATCCGCGGAATTTGCCATCTGTTTGCCCGGTTGAAGGGATGGTCCCTCGATCCGAAGGCCTATGAGGGAACGGAGCGTCCGTATCCGATCCGGTTGGTGGCCCCCACGGGCCGGGCGGCGAAGCGGATGTCGGAGGCGACGGGATTGCCGGCGATGACGATTCATCGCCTGCTGGGTTGGAAAGGGGAGTTTTTCGAGCACGACGCGGACAACCCCATCACCGGCTCCCTTCTCATTGTCGATGAAGTCTCGATGATGGATCTCTGGCTGGCCAACCAGTTGCTGCGTTCCGTGCCCCGGGGAATGCAGGTGATCCTGGTGGGCGATCAGGATCAGCTGCCTCCCGTGGGGCCCGGAAATGTGCTTCATCACCTGCTTCAGGTGGAGGAAATTCCCCGGGTGGAGCTGACGGAAATTTTCCGTCAGGAGAAAAACTCCTCGATCATTCACCTCGCCCATTCCCTGAAACAGGGGGAACTGCCCGACGATCTTCTCGAGCCCCGGCCCGACAGGCGCTTTTTTCCCTGCGGCCGGGAGCAGGTCCTGGATGTGATTCTCCAGACCTACCGCCAGGCCCTGAAACGGGGATACACCCTGTTCGACGTGCAGGTGCTGGCGCCGGTGTACAAGGGACCGGCCGGCGTGGATCGCATCAACCGCACCCTTCAGGAGGCGGTGAACCCGGGTTCCCCGGATAAAAAGGAGATTGTCTGGGGCGATCACGTGTTTCGCCTCGGCGACAAGGTGCTTCAGCTGGTGAACCATCCGGAACATCCCATTTACAACGGCGACATGGGATTGGTGGTGGCGATCCAGGAAGGGGCCGGCCCCGATGAGCCGGTCCTCTGGGTCCGCTTTGACCGGCTGGAGGTTCCCTACAAGCGGAGTCAACTGAACCAAATCGCGCTCTCCTATGCCTGTTCCGTCCACAAGGCCCAGGGTTCCGAATTTCCCATCGTCATCTTTCCCGTCCTTCATGCTTACCGGAGGATGCTCCAGCGCAACCTGATTTATACGGGAATCACCCGAAGCAAATCGTACCTGATTTTGTGCGGGGAGCTTCGCGCCCTTTCCTTCGGGGTCCACAGGCAGGACCGGCAGGAGAGAAACAGTTGTCTGGTCGACTTGCTTCGGTCTTCCGCATGGTAA
- a CDS encoding EamA family transporter — MKNRRLYGFAMVLTGAVCWGLSGTVAQHLFQNEGFSPGWMVTVRLILSGSLLLIGVSLLRKDKAVQGIWRDTGDRLRLLLFAILGMLAVQYTYFAAIAAGNAATATLLQYLGPALITVWLALSERRWPRAKETASVLLALIGTFLLVTGGRPDSLSISWAALLWGLGSAAALAFYTLYPVGLLKRWGSAAVVGWGMVIGGVGLSLIHPPWPSGGTWTPLNALFVLFVILFGTLIPFFLYLESLRYIRPTETSLLASAEPLTAAVAAVLWLKVPFGLPEWVGALCIIATVVLLSTGEKEKRKEGEDSAAGRKQTLQEG, encoded by the coding sequence ATGAAAAACCGCCGGCTGTATGGATTTGCCATGGTCCTCACCGGAGCCGTCTGTTGGGGATTGTCCGGCACCGTCGCCCAACACCTGTTTCAAAACGAAGGCTTTTCCCCCGGATGGATGGTGACGGTGCGCCTGATCCTTTCCGGTTCCCTGCTCCTGATCGGGGTTTCCCTGTTGAGAAAGGACAAGGCCGTTCAAGGGATCTGGCGGGACACAGGCGATCGGTTGCGCCTTTTGTTGTTCGCCATCCTGGGCATGTTGGCCGTTCAGTACACCTACTTCGCCGCCATCGCCGCCGGCAACGCCGCCACGGCCACCCTGCTGCAGTATTTGGGCCCCGCGCTGATCACCGTCTGGTTGGCCCTTTCCGAGCGTCGATGGCCCAGGGCCAAGGAAACCGCGTCCGTCCTGCTGGCGCTCATCGGCACCTTTCTGCTGGTGACCGGCGGACGCCCGGACAGTTTGTCCATCTCGTGGGCGGCCCTCCTTTGGGGACTGGGATCCGCCGCCGCCCTGGCCTTTTACACGCTGTATCCCGTGGGATTGCTGAAGCGGTGGGGTTCCGCCGCGGTGGTCGGTTGGGGAATGGTGATCGGGGGTGTCGGACTTTCCCTCATCCATCCCCCTTGGCCCTCCGGCGGAACCTGGACGCCCCTTAATGCCCTTTTTGTCCTGTTCGTCATCCTGTTCGGCACCCTGATCCCTTTTTTTCTTTATTTGGAGAGTCTTCGCTACATTCGTCCCACCGAAACCAGCCTGTTGGCCAGCGCGGAACCCCTGACCGCCGCGGTGGCGGCCGTTCTGTGGCTGAAAGTTCCCTTCGGGCTCCCCGAGTGGGTCGGCGCCCTGTGCATCATCGCCACCGTCGTCCTCTTGTCGACGGGAGAGAAGGAAAAGCGGAAAGAAGGCGAAGATTCCGCCGCCGGGCGGAAACAAACCCTCCAGGAAGGATGA